Below is a window of Buchnera aphidicola (Kurisakia onigurumii) DNA.
GCAATAGGAGCAGCTATTGGAATCGGAATTTTAGGAGGAAAATTTTTAGAAGGAGCTGCAAGACAACCAGATTTAGTTCCTATGCTAAGAACTCAATTTTTCATTGTAATGGGTTTAGTTGATGCTATTCCTATGATTTCTGTTGGTTTAGGTTTATATATTCTATTTGCCGTTACTTAAATAGTGTTTATTATTACGTTTGTTTTAAAATATGTTTTTTTATTTTTTTATTAAAATATATAAATACCTTACGTTTAATTAAACGTAAGGAATTAAAAAAAATTTTATTAACCTGGAATATATATATGAATTTAAATGCTACTATTTTAGGTCAAGCGATTTCATTTTTACTATTTGTATTAATATGCATGAAATTTATATGGCCTCCTATAATTAAAAAAATAGAAAGTAGAAAACAAAAAATTATAAATGCACTAGAATCTATTAAAAAAAAAAATATTGAATTAAATAAATTACAAAAAAATATAAAAGAAAAAATACAACAATCCAAATTAGAATCATCAATAATTTTAGAAAAAGCATATCGTAACAAAGAAAAAATATTACAAGAAACAAAAATAGAAGCAGAAAAAGAAAAAATTAAAATTATTGCACAAGCAAAAAATTTAATAGATTTAGAAAGAAAAAAAATATTTTTAGAATCTAAAAAATATATTGGAGATTTATCTTTAAAAATTGCTGAAAAAATTTTACAAAAATCCATAAATAAAAAAGATAATGATATTTTAATAAAAAAAATTATTTCAAAGTTATAAAAATTTATAGGAATATTCTATCAAGATGCATAATAACAGTTTAGCTCTACCTTATTCCAAAGCTGCTTTTCAATTTTCAAAAAAAAATCAATGTGTCAAAGAATGGGAAAAATTAATTTTTTTTTCTTCTAAAATTTCTCAAATAAATAAATTACAACCAATTATTTTAGGTCTTTTAGAATATAAATATTCTAAAAAAATTTTTATTGAAATATGCGATATAAAAAAAAATATTTTTTTTACAAATTTTATTAAACTTCTTTTAGAAAACAAAAAATTAATTCTATTGCCTACAATTTATAAACTATTTGTAAAATTTTCATTGCAAGATAGACAAATGGAAAAAATAGAAATTACTACTGCATATGAATTAAATATTTTAGAATATCAAAAAATTAAAAATAAATTAGAAAAAATAATTAAAAAAAAAATATATTTAAAAAAAAATATAAAAAAAACAATAATAGGAGGAATAATTATACGAATCAACGATATAGTAATGGATCATTCTATTAAAAATAGATTAGTTGAAATAAAAAAAATTATATTTAAATAAAATAAAAAAAGAGAAAATAATGAAATTAAATTCTAGTGAAATATACAAAATTATAAAAAAAAGAATTAATAATTTTGATTTTATTCAAGAAAAAAAAAATGAAGGAACAATTATTTCTATTAATGATGGTATCATTCGAATTGTCGGTCTTTCAGAAGTTATGCAAGGAGAAATGTTAATTTTATCAAAAAATTTATACGGTTTAGCATTAAATTTAGAAAAAGATATCATAGGAGCGGTGGTTTTAGGATCCTATATTCATTTAAAAGAAGGAATGCGTGTATATTCTACAGGAAAAGTTCTAGAAGTACCTGTAGGAAATAATTTTTTAGGAAGAATTGTTAATAGTTTAGGTGTTCCCATTGATAATAAAGGAGAAATTAATGCGGATAAATATCTTCCGATAGAATCTCAATCTCCTGGTGTAATAGAAAGAGAATCAATTAGTGAGCCTTTACAAACTGGTTATAAATGTATTGATACGATAATACCGATAGGAAAAGGGCAAAGAGAATTAATTATTGGTGATCGACAAACTGGAAAAAGTTCTTTAGCTATTGATACTATAATCAATCAAAATACATCTGGAGTAAAATGTATTTACGTTGCTATTGGACAAAAAATGTCAACTATTTTAAATGTAGTTCAAAAATTAGAAATTCATAATTCTTTAAATAATACAATTATTGTAGTTGCATCCGCATCAGAATCTGCTGCATTACAATATATTGCTCCATATAGTGGTTGTTCTATGGGAGAATTTTTTCGTAATAAAGGAGAAGATGCTTTAATTATATATGATGATTTAACAAAACATGCTATTGCATATCGACAAATTTCTCTACTATTAAAAAGACCTCCTGGAAGAGAAGCATTCCCTGGAGATGTATTTTATTTACATTCAAGATTATTAGAACGTTCTGCTCGTGTAAACATATCATATATTCATAAACATACAAAAAATAAAAAAATAAATACTACTGGATCATTAACATCATTACCAATTGTAGAAACTCAGGCCGGAGATGTATCTTCATTTATTCCAACAAATATAATATCCATTACTGATGGACAAATTTTTTTAGAATCAAATTTATTTAATTCAGGAATACGACCTGCAGTTAATACAGGAATTTCTGTATCTAGAGTTGGTAGTATTGCTCAAACTAAAATTATTAAAAAACTTTCTGGTGGTATTCGAACTGCTCTTGCTCAGTATAGTGAATTAGCATCTTTTTCTCAATTTTCATCGGATTTAGATCTTGAAACACAAAAACAATTATTATACGGTCAAAAAATTACAGAATTACTTAAACAAAAACAATATCATCCATTAAGTATAGCCGAGCAAAGTATACTATTATTCAGTGCTGTTCATGGTTATCTAGAAGATATATCTATTCAAAAAATAAGAAATTTTGAAAAAAAAATATTATATTTTTTTAAATCAAATTATTTTACACTATTTTCTGAAATAAATTTAAAAGGTGATTATAACGATAAAATAAAAAAAGATTTCAATATTTTAATAACAGAATTCAAAAAAAATATATTTTTATAAAAATATATTATATATTTTCATAATTAAAAGCAGGAACATATAATGTCTTTCAATTCTATATTAAAAAATAAAATTATAAGTATACAAAATACTCGCAAAATTACCAAAGCTATGGAAATGATATCAATATCAAAAATGAGAAAAACACAAAATAAAATGCTATTAGGAAAACCATATTATATGGTGTTAAAACAAGTTATTAAAAATAGCATGCAAGCAAACCTAGAATATATACATCCTTATTTAAAAAAAAAAAAAATAAATTCTATAGGAATAATTATTGTATCTACTGATAAGGGGTTATGTGGAGGACTTAATATTAATATTTTTAAAAAAACAATGGATAAAATATCGTATTTTGAAAAAAAAAATTATAATATTAAATTAATTATTATAGGATCAAAAGCCAAAAAATTTTTTCAACATTATAAATATGAAAAAATAAATATAACTACTGAAATTGGAGAAAACCCATCTTTTAAAAAAATCATTTCTTCGGTAAAACCAATAATTGATCTATATGAAAAGAATAAAATTAAAAAAATATTCATTAGTTTTAATAAGTTTACTAATAGATTAGTTCAAAAACCTAAAATTATTCAATTGCTTCCTTTTTCTTATGAAAAAATTTTTTTAAAAAAAAAAAAAAATACTTCATGGGATTATATTTATGAACCTAATTCCAAATTTATATTAAATACGCTATTTAATAAATATTTAGAATTTCAAATATATCAAATAATTTTAGAAAATTTAGCAAGTGAACAATCTGCTAGAATGATTTCTATGCATTGCGCAACTGAAAATAGTGATAAATTGATAAATAACTTAAAATTACAATTTAATAAATCCCGTCAATCATCCATTACACAAGAACTTTCTGAGATTATATCTTCTTCTACTGAATAATAATTAAAATAAAAAATCTACATAAATAATTCAAAAAAAAAAAACAATAATAAGGTTTTTATATGAAAAATATTGGAAAAATAATACAAATTATAGGAGCGATAGTTGATGTTGAATTCACAACAAAAACTATACCAAAAATATATAATGCTTTAAAAATAAAAACTAATTCAAATAATCATTTAATATTAGAAGTACAACAACATTTAGGAGGTGGAATAGTACGTACAATTGCAATGGGTTCTTCTGAAGGTTTAAAAAGAGGATTAGAAGTTATTGATCTTAATCATGGAATTAAAGTTCCAGTAGGAGAAATTACTTTAGGAAGAATTATGAATGTTTTAGGAAATCCTATAGATATGAAAGGAGATTTTATATATACAGATAAAAAAAAAATTGTAGAATATTGGGAAATACATAGAACACCTCCTAAATATGAAGAACAAGTTTATTCTGAAGAAATATTAGAAACAGGAATTAAAGCAATTGATCTTATGTGTCCCTTTTCAAAAGGAGGTAAAGTAGGACTATTTGGAGGAGCAGGAGTAGGAAAAACAGTTAATATGATGGAATTAATTCGTAATATTGCAATAAAACATTCTGGATATTCTGTTTTTACAGGAGTAGGAGAAAGAACTAGAGAAGGAAGTGATTTTTATAAAGAAATGAAATGTTCTAATGTATTAGATAAAGTATCTTTAGTATATGGACAAATGAATGAACCTCCAGGAAATCGATTTAGAGTTGCATTCACAGGGCTGACTTTAGCAGAAAAATTCAGAAATGAAGGAAAAAATGTTTTATTATTTATCGATAACATATACCGATATACTTTAGCAGGAACAGAAGTATCTGCTTTACTAGGAAGAATGCCTTCTGCTGTAGGATATCAACCAACTTTATCTGAAGAAATGGGTATTTTACAAGAAAGAATTACTTCTACAAAAAAAGGATCAATTACCTCTATTCAAGCTGTATATGTACCTGCAGATGATTTAACAGATCCATCTCCAGCAACAACATTTGCTCATTTAGATTCTACAGTTACTCTTAGTCGTAATATCGCATCACTTGGAATATATCCTGCTATTGATCCTTTATTATCTACTAGTAGACAACTTGATCCATTAATAATAGGAAAAAATCATTATAATACTGCTATACAAGTACAAAAAATTTTACAAAAATATCAAGAACTTCAAGATATAATAGCTATTTTAGGAATGGATGAATTATCAGAAGATGATAAATTATTGGTTTCAAGAGCAAGAAAAATACAAAAATTTTTGTCTCAACCTTTTTTTGTTGCAGAAATTTTTACAGGTATTAAAGGAAAATATGTTTCTTTAGAAGAAACAATAGAAGGATTTAAAAAAATTATTAATGGAGAATTAGATCATTATCCTGAACAAAATTTTTATATGATTGGAAATATAAAAGAAGTATATTCCAAAAAAAAAATAAATATTTAAATACAAAAATAAAAAAATAAAATATGAAAAAAAAAATACAGAATATAAAATTAAATGTTGTTAGTCCAGAATCTACATTTTTTTCTCAATATGTGAAAAAAATTATAGTTTCTGGAATTGAAGGAAATTTAGGAATTTATCCTGGACATAGACAATTATTAACTTTTATTAAACCAGGAATATTATATATTTTTATGTTAGAAAAAAAAATAGAATATATATATATATATAGCGGAATTTTGGAAGTACAACCATCTTTTATAAACATTTTAGCTGATAATGCTATTATTAGTAATAAAATTAATCTTAATACAACATTGAAAAAAAAATACAGATTAGAAAATGAATTAAAAAAAAATATTATTTCCATGGAAGAAAAATTAAAAATTAAAAAATCTTTATCTAGACAATTATGCAAAATAAAAATTTTGGAAATGTTAAAAAGTAAAATATATACAAAAAAAATTTTTTAAAAAAAATATATACTACATATCGGCAGAGTATTTATATTTTTATACCTGCCGTTATTTTAATTGGAAATATATAATTAATAAAAAATTTAAAAATCAATATTTTGAACATATAAAGAATTTTTTTCTATAAAATTTCTTCGAGGTTCAACTACATCACCCATTAAAGTTCGAAATAGTTGATCTGCATCAGAAGCATCTTGAATTGAAATTTGTGACATTATTCTAGTTTGAGGATTCATTGTTGTATTCCATAACTGAACAGGATTCATTTCTCCTAAACCTTTATATCTTTGTACAATTAATCCTTTTTGCGATATTAACATTATTTCTTTTAAAGTTTTTTCAATATTTTTAAACGAATATAATTTATCTTCTTTCTGAATATATATTTTTTTTTGAATAAGAGATCGTAAAATAGAATTAATGTTAGATATTTTTTTATAAAATAATCCAGTAAAAAATTTTTTTTCTAATTTATAACAATATTTATTTCCATATATTTTTTTTTCTAATATTAATGCAAAATAATTTGTATCTTTACAATATTGAATATATCCAGAATATAAATTTCTATTTTCATTTTGTTTATTTAAAAAAATAGAAAAATTTTTAATCCAATGGAATAATTTATCTTTTGAATACATATCAGATAAAATAGAAAAATACAATAATCCATTAAAAATTATTTTTGGAATACTATTTTTTAATTTATATATTTTTTCTTTTAACAATGTATATTTATGCAGCATTAAATGTATTTCTTCATCATCAACAATGTTTATTTTGTTTATAGAATCATAAAAAGTGCAATCTTCTAATGCAGAATCAATCTGATATTTATCTAATTCATTATTATCTTTTATATATCTTTCCATTGAACCTTTTTTAATTTTATATAAAGGAGGTTGAGCAATATATATATGCCCTCGATTGATAATTTCTGGCATTTGTCTATAAAAAAATGTAAGAAGTAAAGTTCGAATATGAGATCCATCAACATCTGCATCTGTCATAATTATAATTGTATGATAACGTAATTTATCAGGATTGTATTCATCTCTACCTATTCCACAACCTAATGCAGTAATTAAAGTTACGACTTCTTGTGATAAAATCATTTTTTCAAAACTTGATTTTTCAACATTCAATATTTTTCCTTTTAAAGGAAGAATTGCTTGATTTTTTCTATTTCTTCCTTGTTTAGCTGAACCACCAGCAGAATCACCTTCCACAATATAAATTTCAGAACAAGAAGGATTTTTTTCTTGACAATCTGACAATTTTCCTGGCAATCCACCTGATATCTCTATACTTCCTTTTTTTCTTGTAATTTCTCTTGCTTTTTTTGCTGCTTCTCGCGCTCGAGAAGATTCAATTATTTTATTTATTATAATTTTAGTATCATTAGGATTTTCTAGAAAAAATTCTATTAAAAATTCATTAATTAATGATTCTACTACAGGTTTAATATTCGATGAAATTAATTTTTCTTTAGTTTGAGAAGAAAACTTAGGATCAGGTACTTTAATAGATATTATAGCAACTAAACCTTCTCTCGTATCATCTCCTGTAGTTACAATTTTATATTTTTTGTTATTAAAACCTTCTTGTTCTATAAAATTGTTAACAGTACGAGTCACTGCAGATTTAAAACCAGATAAATGTGTTCCGCCATTTTTTTGCGGAATATTATTTGTAAAACAATATATTTTTTCTTTAAAACCTACATTCCATTGCATAGCTACTTCAACAGAAGTATCACATTTTTTAGAAGAAAAATAAAAAATTTTTGGATGAATTGGTTTTTTATTTATTAATTTTATAAATGCTTTAATACCTCCTTTATAATGGTATTTACAATTTGTATTTGTTTTAATATCATTAAAACAAATACAAATTCCAGAATTTAAAAAAGATAACTCTTTTAATCTTTTCGATAATATTTCAGAATTAAATTCTGTGATATTAGTAAAAGTTTTTAAACTAGGCCAAAATCTAATTTTTGTTCCTGTTTTATTCGAAATATCTATTACTTTTAATGAATGAACAGGATTTCCATTTCGATATTGTTGATAATATTTTTTTTTATTTCTATAAATTATCAATTCTAATTTATCTGATAAAGCATTTACAACGGATATACCTACTCCATGTAAACCTCCAGAAACTTTATAAGAATTATTGTCAAATTTTCCACCTGCATGTAAAATAGTCATA
It encodes the following:
- the atpE gene encoding F0F1 ATP synthase subunit C, with the translated sequence MEHLHTEIIYMSAAIMMGLAAIGAAIGIGILGGKFLEGAARQPDLVPMLRTQFFIVMGLVDAIPMISVGLGLYILFAVT
- the atpF gene encoding F0F1 ATP synthase subunit B; its protein translation is MNLNATILGQAISFLLFVLICMKFIWPPIIKKIESRKQKIINALESIKKKNIELNKLQKNIKEKIQQSKLESSIILEKAYRNKEKILQETKIEAEKEKIKIIAQAKNLIDLERKKIFLESKKYIGDLSLKIAEKILQKSINKKDNDILIKKIISKL
- a CDS encoding F0F1 ATP synthase subunit delta, translated to MHNNSLALPYSKAAFQFSKKNQCVKEWEKLIFFSSKISQINKLQPIILGLLEYKYSKKIFIEICDIKKNIFFTNFIKLLLENKKLILLPTIYKLFVKFSLQDRQMEKIEITTAYELNILEYQKIKNKLEKIIKKKIYLKKNIKKTIIGGIIIRINDIVMDHSIKNRLVEIKKIIFK
- the atpA gene encoding F0F1 ATP synthase subunit alpha; translation: MKLNSSEIYKIIKKRINNFDFIQEKKNEGTIISINDGIIRIVGLSEVMQGEMLILSKNLYGLALNLEKDIIGAVVLGSYIHLKEGMRVYSTGKVLEVPVGNNFLGRIVNSLGVPIDNKGEINADKYLPIESQSPGVIERESISEPLQTGYKCIDTIIPIGKGQRELIIGDRQTGKSSLAIDTIINQNTSGVKCIYVAIGQKMSTILNVVQKLEIHNSLNNTIIVVASASESAALQYIAPYSGCSMGEFFRNKGEDALIIYDDLTKHAIAYRQISLLLKRPPGREAFPGDVFYLHSRLLERSARVNISYIHKHTKNKKINTTGSLTSLPIVETQAGDVSSFIPTNIISITDGQIFLESNLFNSGIRPAVNTGISVSRVGSIAQTKIIKKLSGGIRTALAQYSELASFSQFSSDLDLETQKQLLYGQKITELLKQKQYHPLSIAEQSILLFSAVHGYLEDISIQKIRNFEKKILYFFKSNYFTLFSEINLKGDYNDKIKKDFNILITEFKKNIFL
- the atpG gene encoding ATP synthase F1 subunit gamma, which encodes MSFNSILKNKIISIQNTRKITKAMEMISISKMRKTQNKMLLGKPYYMVLKQVIKNSMQANLEYIHPYLKKKKINSIGIIIVSTDKGLCGGLNINIFKKTMDKISYFEKKNYNIKLIIIGSKAKKFFQHYKYEKINITTEIGENPSFKKIISSVKPIIDLYEKNKIKKIFISFNKFTNRLVQKPKIIQLLPFSYEKIFLKKKKNTSWDYIYEPNSKFILNTLFNKYLEFQIYQIILENLASEQSARMISMHCATENSDKLINNLKLQFNKSRQSSITQELSEIISSSTE
- the atpD gene encoding F0F1 ATP synthase subunit beta, with the protein product MKNIGKIIQIIGAIVDVEFTTKTIPKIYNALKIKTNSNNHLILEVQQHLGGGIVRTIAMGSSEGLKRGLEVIDLNHGIKVPVGEITLGRIMNVLGNPIDMKGDFIYTDKKKIVEYWEIHRTPPKYEEQVYSEEILETGIKAIDLMCPFSKGGKVGLFGGAGVGKTVNMMELIRNIAIKHSGYSVFTGVGERTREGSDFYKEMKCSNVLDKVSLVYGQMNEPPGNRFRVAFTGLTLAEKFRNEGKNVLLFIDNIYRYTLAGTEVSALLGRMPSAVGYQPTLSEEMGILQERITSTKKGSITSIQAVYVPADDLTDPSPATTFAHLDSTVTLSRNIASLGIYPAIDPLLSTSRQLDPLIIGKNHYNTAIQVQKILQKYQELQDIIAILGMDELSEDDKLLVSRARKIQKFLSQPFFVAEIFTGIKGKYVSLEETIEGFKKIINGELDHYPEQNFYMIGNIKEVYSKKKINI
- the atpC gene encoding ATP synthase F1 subunit epsilon, with amino-acid sequence MKKKIQNIKLNVVSPESTFFSQYVKKIIVSGIEGNLGIYPGHRQLLTFIKPGILYIFMLEKKIEYIYIYSGILEVQPSFINILADNAIISNKINLNTTLKKKYRLENELKKNIISMEEKLKIKKSLSRQLCKIKILEMLKSKIYTKKIF
- the gyrB gene encoding DNA topoisomerase (ATP-hydrolyzing) subunit B → MSHSYNSSNIKVLKGLDAVRKRPGMYIGDTDDGSGLHHMVFEVVDNSIDEALAGYCKEIIVTIHKDNSVSVQDDGRGIPVDIHKEEGIPAAEVIMTILHAGGKFDNNSYKVSGGLHGVGISVVNALSDKLELIIYRNKKKYYQQYRNGNPVHSLKVIDISNKTGTKIRFWPSLKTFTNITEFNSEILSKRLKELSFLNSGICICFNDIKTNTNCKYHYKGGIKAFIKLINKKPIHPKIFYFSSKKCDTSVEVAMQWNVGFKEKIYCFTNNIPQKNGGTHLSGFKSAVTRTVNNFIEQEGFNNKKYKIVTTGDDTREGLVAIISIKVPDPKFSSQTKEKLISSNIKPVVESLINEFLIEFFLENPNDTKIIINKIIESSRAREAAKKAREITRKKGSIEISGGLPGKLSDCQEKNPSCSEIYIVEGDSAGGSAKQGRNRKNQAILPLKGKILNVEKSSFEKMILSQEVVTLITALGCGIGRDEYNPDKLRYHTIIIMTDADVDGSHIRTLLLTFFYRQMPEIINRGHIYIAQPPLYKIKKGSMERYIKDNNELDKYQIDSALEDCTFYDSINKINIVDDEEIHLMLHKYTLLKEKIYKLKNSIPKIIFNGLLYFSILSDMYSKDKLFHWIKNFSIFLNKQNENRNLYSGYIQYCKDTNYFALILEKKIYGNKYCYKLEKKFFTGLFYKKISNINSILRSLIQKKIYIQKEDKLYSFKNIEKTLKEIMLISQKGLIVQRYKGLGEMNPVQLWNTTMNPQTRIMSQISIQDASDADQLFRTLMGDVVEPRRNFIEKNSLYVQNIDF